From Oscillospiraceae bacterium CM, a single genomic window includes:
- a CDS encoding cupin, whose product MNNTVLFEAFENGVLRVPNMTKPFADIPWTDHPAYGGVQLKHLITSKDTDGKFSYHLIRIAPNMSINGHMHQTQLETHEVISGTGVCVNNGQELAYETGVMTIFQPQTLHSVTAGDDGLQIFAKFMPPLV is encoded by the coding sequence ATGAATAACACAGTATTGTTTGAAGCTTTTGAAAACGGCGTTCTCCGCGTTCCTAACATGACAAAGCCGTTTGCCGACATACCGTGGACAGATCATCCTGCCTATGGCGGCGTTCAGCTGAAGCATCTCATTACATCGAAGGACACGGACGGCAAGTTCAGCTACCATCTCATCCGGATTGCACCGAACATGAGCATCAACGGCCACATGCATCAGACACAGCTCGAGACGCACGAGGTCATCTCAGGCACGGGGGTCTGCGTCAACAACGGGCAGGAGCTCGCCTACGAGACAGGCGTGATGACGATTTTCCAGCCGCAGACACTGCACTCGGTCACCGCAGGCGATGACGGTTTGCAGATTTTCGCCAAATTCATGCCCCCACTCGTTTAA
- a CDS encoding cold-shock protein yields MNSGTVKWFNSEKGFGFIANDNGGDDVFVHFSAIASTGYKTLEEGQKVTFDTENDPKDRRKMRAVNVRMA; encoded by the coding sequence ATGAATAGTGGTACAGTAAAATGGTTTAATTCTGAAAAAGGCTTTGGATTCATAGCAAATGACAATGGCGGAGACGATGTGTTCGTGCATTTCTCAGCAATTGCCAGCACAGGCTACAAAACGCTTGAAGAGGGACAGAAGGTCACGTTTGATACGGAGAATGACCCGAAAGACAGACGCAAAATGAGAGCTGTCAACGTCCGCATGGCGTAG
- the guaA gene encoding glutamine-hydrolyzing GMP synthase: MDNQLVIVLDFGGQYKELIARRVRECSVCSVIKPGNMPLGDIKALNPIGIILTGGPDSVYCDNAPRCDPALFDLAIPVLGICYGLQLLVHSTGGAVKPCTVSEYGRTKMTVDPVSPLFRGLDKNQIGLMSHTDQVDMLPPGFTAIAATAACRNAAVADDKRHLYGTQFHPEVENTPNGTQMIRNFLFEVCNAAGDYNIHDYETRMIGEIREQVGEEHVILGLSGGVDSSVCAALLAKAIPGRLHCIFVDHGLLRKDEGDEVEAAFRGRDLHFIRVNAEERFLKLLKGVDDPEQKRKIIGTEFVRVFEDEAKKLGKIRFLAQGTIYPDVIESGVNAAVIKSHHNVGGLPKDMSFTELVEPLRGLFKDEVRALGRQLGLPKALVERQPFPGPGLAVRVIGDITKEKLDMLREADAIFRQEMKRSRVKSDQYFAVLTDTRSVGVMGDFRTHGWTVALRAVKTTDFMTCQVVPISYNLLTRTATRIVNEVRGVSRVVYDITGKPPATIEWE, translated from the coding sequence ATGGACAATCAGCTTGTCATTGTATTGGATTTCGGCGGGCAGTATAAGGAGCTTATCGCACGGCGCGTCCGCGAGTGCAGCGTCTGTTCCGTCATCAAGCCCGGCAACATGCCGCTTGGCGATATTAAGGCGCTCAATCCAATCGGTATTATCCTCACCGGCGGCCCGGACAGCGTCTATTGTGATAATGCACCCCGGTGCGACCCCGCACTGTTTGACCTTGCCATCCCGGTTCTCGGCATCTGCTATGGCCTTCAGCTGCTTGTGCATTCGACAGGGGGCGCGGTTAAGCCGTGCACCGTCAGTGAATACGGGCGCACGAAGATGACGGTGGATCCCGTATCGCCGCTTTTTCGAGGCCTTGATAAAAATCAAATCGGGCTCATGAGCCATACCGACCAGGTGGATATGCTGCCGCCGGGATTCACGGCCATAGCCGCCACCGCGGCCTGCCGGAATGCCGCCGTTGCCGACGACAAACGGCACCTTTACGGCACGCAGTTTCATCCCGAGGTTGAAAACACACCGAACGGCACGCAGATGATCCGCAATTTTCTTTTTGAGGTCTGTAATGCCGCCGGAGACTACAATATTCATGATTACGAGACGCGCATGATCGGCGAAATCCGCGAACAGGTCGGCGAGGAGCATGTCATCCTCGGCCTCTCCGGCGGTGTGGACTCCTCCGTGTGCGCCGCGCTCTTGGCTAAGGCCATCCCGGGGCGGCTCCACTGCATCTTTGTCGACCACGGCCTCTTGCGTAAAGACGAGGGCGATGAGGTTGAGGCGGCCTTTCGCGGCCGCGACCTCCATTTTATCCGCGTCAACGCTGAAGAGCGGTTTTTAAAGCTCTTAAAAGGCGTCGACGACCCGGAGCAAAAGCGCAAGATCATCGGCACCGAATTTGTCCGCGTTTTTGAGGATGAGGCGAAAAAACTCGGTAAGATCCGCTTTCTCGCGCAGGGGACGATTTACCCGGACGTGATCGAATCGGGCGTCAACGCCGCCGTCATCAAAAGCCATCACAACGTGGGCGGCTTGCCGAAGGATATGTCGTTTACAGAGCTTGTCGAGCCGCTGCGCGGCCTGTTTAAAGACGAGGTGCGCGCCTTAGGCCGCCAGCTCGGCCTGCCGAAGGCGCTTGTCGAGCGCCAGCCGTTCCCCGGGCCGGGCCTTGCCGTCCGTGTCATCGGGGATATCACGAAGGAAAAGCTCGACATGCTGCGAGAGGCCGACGCCATTTTCCGTCAGGAAATGAAGCGTTCCCGCGTCAAGTCGGATCAGTATTTTGCCGTCTTAACGGACACGCGCTCCGTCGGCGTCATGGGCGATTTCCGCACCCACGGGTGGACGGTCGCGCTCCGCGCCGTCAAGACGACCGATTTTATGACATGCCAGGTTGTCCCGATCTCCTATAACCTTCTCACCCGTACGGCAACCCGCATCGTCAACGAAGTCCGCGGCGTCTCCCGCGTCGTCTACGACATCACCGGAAAACCCCCCGCGACGATAGAATGGGAGTGA
- a CDS encoding arginine--tRNA ligase, giving the protein MANFIDIAKFQIDALLRAAYDKAVSDKLLPDGFDLTGGVEIPRETSHGDYAATHAMAAARALKMPPRKIAEALAACLVLNDSYFSRCEIAGPGFINFYLSDNWYRDVLCAVEAEGQNFGRCDIGKGQRVMVEFVSANPTGPMTIGNARGGVLGDTLAAVLDMAGYSVSREFYVNDAGNQVELFGRSIEARYMQLCLGEDNYAFPENGYHGDDIRALAALLFERDGDKYAAWEQDARSRAFVAFALPHNIALMKQHLERYRIRFDTWFLESTLHESGYVAETVALLETNGYTYEKDGALWLKNIELGADKDEVLRRANGFYTYYAVDIAYHRNKFVERAFDRVIDVWGADHHGHAIRFKSTMTSPALGINPDRLDFVIMQMVRLVRDGETVKVSKRTGKALTLNDLLDEISVDACRFFFNAKPDTHLEFDLGLAVRQDSENPVYYVQYAHARIASLLAALKGEGHDVLPMAQIDGALLSHETERELVKQLSLLPEEVKLAARDYDPSRINRYVIELAARFHRFYNACRIKGEAPDMLAARLKLAELAQTVIRNSLSILGVTAPEKM; this is encoded by the coding sequence ATGGCAAATTTCATTGACATCGCAAAATTTCAAATTGACGCGCTTTTGCGCGCCGCTTATGACAAAGCGGTTTCGGACAAGCTCTTACCCGATGGCTTTGACTTGACGGGCGGCGTTGAAATTCCGCGGGAGACATCTCATGGCGACTATGCCGCGACGCACGCCATGGCAGCTGCGCGCGCGCTTAAAATGCCGCCGCGCAAAATCGCGGAAGCGCTTGCCGCTTGTCTCGTTTTAAATGACAGCTATTTTTCCCGGTGTGAGATTGCCGGGCCGGGCTTTATCAACTTCTATCTGTCCGACAATTGGTACAGGGATGTCTTATGCGCCGTCGAGGCAGAGGGGCAGAACTTTGGCCGGTGTGATATCGGTAAGGGCCAGCGCGTCATGGTTGAGTTTGTCTCTGCCAACCCAACGGGGCCGATGACAATCGGCAACGCCCGCGGCGGCGTTTTGGGGGATACACTTGCCGCCGTCCTCGATATGGCGGGCTACAGTGTCTCGCGCGAGTTTTACGTCAATGACGCGGGCAACCAGGTCGAGCTGTTTGGCCGGTCGATTGAGGCGCGCTATATGCAGCTGTGCCTTGGCGAAGACAATTACGCGTTCCCGGAAAATGGCTATCATGGCGACGATATCCGAGCGCTGGCAGCGCTTTTATTTGAGCGTGACGGTGACAAATACGCCGCCTGGGAGCAGGACGCCCGCAGCCGCGCCTTCGTCGCCTTTGCCCTGCCGCATAACATCGCGCTGATGAAGCAGCATCTGGAGCGCTATCGAATTCGCTTTGACACATGGTTTCTTGAAAGCACACTCCATGAAAGCGGCTACGTCGCCGAGACGGTCGCATTGCTTGAAACGAACGGCTATACGTATGAGAAAGACGGCGCCCTCTGGCTTAAAAACATAGAGCTCGGTGCCGATAAGGATGAGGTGCTGCGCCGCGCCAACGGCTTTTACACATATTATGCCGTCGATATCGCTTATCACCGTAACAAATTCGTCGAGCGTGCCTTTGACCGCGTCATTGACGTTTGGGGGGCCGACCATCACGGCCACGCCATCCGCTTCAAATCGACGATGACGTCTCCGGCGCTTGGTATCAACCCGGACAGGCTCGATTTCGTTATTATGCAAATGGTGCGCCTCGTCCGGGACGGGGAGACCGTCAAGGTTTCGAAGCGAACGGGGAAGGCGCTGACATTAAATGACCTCCTCGACGAAATTTCTGTTGACGCTTGCCGCTTTTTCTTCAATGCCAAGCCGGATACGCATCTGGAATTCGACCTTGGTCTCGCCGTCCGGCAGGACAGCGAGAACCCCGTCTACTATGTCCAGTACGCGCATGCCCGCATCGCCAGCCTTTTAGCTGCGCTGAAAGGGGAAGGGCACGATGTTTTGCCCATGGCACAGATCGATGGCGCTTTATTATCCCACGAGACGGAGCGCGAGCTTGTCAAGCAGCTTTCGCTGCTGCCGGAGGAAGTGAAGCTCGCCGCCAGAGATTACGACCCCTCCCGCATCAACCGCTATGTCATCGAGCTGGCCGCCCGGTTCCACCGGTTTTACAATGCCTGCCGTATCAAGGGTGAAGCACCAGACATGCTCGCAGCGCGGCTCAAGCTGGCCGAATTGGCGCAAACCGTTATTCGCAACAGCCTGTCAATCCTCGGTGTCACGGCACCGGAAAAGATGTAG
- a CDS encoding DUF1934 domain-containing protein, whose translation MKNVLISIKGFQSTQYTDEESFELETDGEYAVNDGVIEFCYMESELTGYAGQKTSFVVEPERVVLTRAGGLNGEMIFSEGRKHHFVYETPYGSLMMGIDTKSITQSLGENGGDLEIHYSIDVDNVVMSRNSFKINVK comes from the coding sequence ATGAAAAATGTTCTCATCTCGATCAAGGGTTTTCAATCAACGCAATACACGGACGAGGAGAGCTTTGAGCTCGAGACCGACGGGGAATACGCCGTCAATGACGGCGTGATTGAGTTTTGTTATATGGAAAGCGAACTGACCGGATACGCCGGGCAAAAAACGTCGTTCGTCGTCGAGCCGGAGCGTGTGGTGCTGACACGGGCCGGGGGGCTCAACGGTGAAATGATTTTCTCCGAAGGCCGCAAGCACCATTTCGTCTATGAAACACCGTATGGCTCTCTGATGATGGGCATCGATACGAAAAGCATTACACAAAGTCTCGGCGAAAACGGCGGTGACCTTGAAATCCATTATTCAATTGACGTGGATAACGTTGTTATGAGCCGAAATTCCTTCAAAATCAACGTCAAATAG
- a CDS encoding S-layer homology domain-containing protein → MKMRRLLTLLAALLLAVWSAPTAAAAGSVQVCLRIEGAAKNLYNNSALTVSSITPTVADILDSLAGADDAPAVTLAGEVGARRVCAVNDLSENSLQSPFQDVWTVRLNGQNITSGLDATPVHTGDDLVVFYGDISLMQYPIIDLSRMLTDGIVRFTSSDGQQPASGNAMPGSPITGATVTWDGMTYVTDPNGEIIIDSTGAGVRHFVQIERYYANGLPTVLRLPPDDVIQYGFRDVSTSAWYYNDVMSIAERHLMSGISLDAFGPDTPLSRAMFVTILGRLAGADVDQTAETGFSDVTADGWSAGYIAWAASEGLVSGGSDGTFRPADAITREQIAVLLYRFGGLLGYNLDTPDKVTADYTDISSVSPYAVQAVTWAVNKGILGGSGWRLNPKSSATRAETAAVLHRFLQLYES, encoded by the coding sequence ATGAAAATGCGAAGGCTTCTCACCCTATTAGCCGCCCTGCTGCTAGCCGTCTGGTCGGCACCGACCGCGGCGGCTGCCGGTTCCGTCCAGGTCTGTCTCCGCATTGAGGGTGCTGCAAAAAACCTGTATAACAATAGCGCTCTGACCGTATCTTCCATAACACCGACAGTCGCCGATATCCTCGACAGCCTTGCCGGGGCCGATGATGCACCCGCCGTCACACTTGCCGGGGAGGTCGGCGCGCGGCGGGTATGCGCTGTCAACGACCTATCTGAAAACAGCCTTCAAAGCCCTTTTCAGGATGTCTGGACGGTGCGTCTCAACGGGCAAAACATCACGTCCGGGCTTGACGCAACGCCGGTGCATACAGGGGACGACCTTGTCGTTTTTTACGGCGATATATCGCTGATGCAATACCCCATCATTGATTTAAGCCGCATGCTGACGGATGGCATTGTCCGCTTTACAAGCTCTGACGGCCAGCAGCCCGCATCCGGAAATGCCATGCCCGGCAGCCCAATTACCGGCGCGACGGTGACGTGGGACGGCATGACATATGTAACGGACCCAAACGGCGAAATAATCATTGATTCGACAGGCGCGGGCGTCCGCCACTTTGTTCAAATTGAGCGGTATTACGCCAACGGGCTGCCAACGGTTCTGCGCCTGCCGCCCGATGACGTCATTCAATACGGCTTTCGGGACGTTAGCACGTCCGCCTGGTATTATAACGATGTGATGTCTATCGCCGAACGCCATTTAATGAGCGGCATCTCCCTAGACGCCTTCGGCCCGGATACACCGCTCAGCCGGGCGATGTTCGTCACAATTCTCGGGCGGCTGGCGGGAGCCGATGTCGACCAGACGGCGGAGACAGGCTTTTCCGACGTTACCGCAGACGGCTGGTCAGCCGGTTATATCGCTTGGGCCGCATCGGAAGGCCTCGTCAGCGGCGGGAGTGACGGCACCTTCCGCCCTGCCGACGCCATCACACGCGAGCAGATTGCCGTCTTGCTCTACCGTTTTGGGGGGCTACTCGGCTATAACTTAGACACGCCCGATAAAGTCACGGCGGATTATACCGATATAAGCAGTGTATCGCCTTATGCCGTCCAAGCGGTTACGTGGGCGGTAAACAAGGGCATTCTCGGCGGCTCCGGCTGGCGATTAAATCCGAAAAGCAGCGCAACGCGCGCTGAGACAGCCGCTGTTTTACACCGATTCCTTCAGCTTTATGAATCCTGA
- the dut gene encoding dUTP diphosphatase: MTVKIKKLCPAAIAPTYATASSAGADLYACLETDVTIVPGETAMIPTGLSLELPPSHAGLVFARSGLATKKGLAPANKVGVIDSDYRGEVLVALFNHGRGPVTITPGERVAQLVVTPVLTCDFIETDTLDATARGTGGFGSTGQT; this comes from the coding sequence ATGACAGTCAAAATAAAAAAACTCTGCCCGGCTGCTATCGCGCCAACGTATGCAACGGCCTCTTCGGCCGGTGCCGACTTGTACGCCTGCCTTGAGACGGACGTCACCATCGTGCCCGGTGAAACAGCAATGATTCCAACAGGGCTCTCACTTGAGTTGCCCCCGTCTCACGCCGGGCTCGTTTTTGCCAGAAGCGGTCTCGCCACAAAAAAGGGGCTCGCCCCCGCCAACAAGGTCGGCGTCATTGACAGCGATTACCGCGGCGAGGTGCTTGTAGCGCTTTTTAATCACGGCAGAGGGCCTGTCACGATCACACCGGGCGAGCGTGTTGCCCAGCTCGTTGTGACGCCTGTTTTGACGTGTGATTTTATCGAAACAGACACTTTGGACGCGACGGCGCGTGGCACAGGCGGCTTCGGTTCGACCGGCCAAACCTGA
- a CDS encoding hemerythrin family protein yields MTWKDSFALGIPAIDKQHKDLCDQVDKLSDACSHGKGAEEVKKVLDFLASYTVKHFADEEAFQLKIKYPNFQQHKAKHTEFLNQVTKLKKEALEGGVNISMVIKINRIITEWLVDHIKATDSDLKNYV; encoded by the coding sequence ATGACCTGGAAAGACAGCTTCGCGCTCGGCATTCCGGCAATCGACAAACAGCACAAGGATCTTTGCGATCAGGTGGACAAACTGTCTGACGCGTGTTCTCACGGCAAAGGTGCCGAAGAGGTTAAAAAAGTTCTTGATTTTCTCGCAAGCTACACTGTCAAGCATTTTGCCGACGAGGAGGCCTTTCAGCTGAAGATCAAGTATCCGAACTTTCAGCAGCACAAAGCAAAACACACCGAATTTCTTAATCAGGTGACGAAGCTTAAAAAAGAAGCTTTGGAAGGCGGCGTCAATATCAGCATGGTCATCAAAATCAACCGGATTATCACTGAGTGGCTCGTCGATCACATCAAGGCAACCGACAGCGACCTGAAAAACTACGTGTAA
- a CDS encoding TIGR01440 family protein has product MDLFDEIRLQSENLAWALCEAAHLQPGQLVVVGCSSSEIAGARVGSLSNPEIGKAVFEGIYNVLRQKGLHLAAQCCEHLNRALILERAAAVGCALVNVVPQPKAGGSFATAAYRGLTDPVAIEEIRADAGLDIGGTLIGMHLKRVAVPLRLSITHIGQAPVNAARTRPKFIGGARAVYDERLF; this is encoded by the coding sequence ATGGACCTTTTTGACGAAATCCGGCTACAATCGGAAAATTTGGCGTGGGCGCTTTGTGAAGCAGCACATCTCCAGCCGGGACAGCTCGTTGTCGTCGGCTGCTCGTCGAGCGAGATTGCCGGCGCGCGAGTTGGGAGTCTGTCAAATCCCGAGATTGGTAAAGCTGTCTTCGAGGGAATCTACAACGTCCTGCGTCAGAAGGGTCTTCATCTTGCCGCACAGTGCTGTGAGCATCTCAACAGGGCGCTCATCCTAGAGCGCGCAGCGGCGGTCGGCTGCGCGCTTGTCAACGTCGTTCCGCAGCCAAAGGCGGGCGGGTCGTTTGCTACAGCCGCATACCGGGGTTTGACGGACCCTGTCGCCATTGAAGAAATCCGTGCCGACGCCGGGCTCGACATTGGGGGCACGCTGATTGGCATGCATTTAAAGCGCGTAGCCGTCCCTCTGCGGCTTTCAATAACGCATATCGGTCAGGCACCTGTCAACGCCGCCAGGACGCGGCCAAAATTTATCGGCGGGGCAAGGGCCGTCTATGACGAGCGCCTTTTTTAA
- a CDS encoding undecaprenyl-diphosphate phosphatase, translated as MILVSGFLEIIKSIILGIVEGVTEWLPISSTGHLLLLDEFLKLNVSDNPAQAQAFSDMFLVVIQLGAILAVVFLFWNKIFPFRPSMKPDEKRESWSLWGKIIIAGLPAAIVGIPFNDKIEELFYHNAVSSAITIAAALIFYGILFIVIENRNRDKIAKIKALPQLTYKTALFIGLFQLLSLIPGTSRSGATIIGAILLGTSRTVAAEFTFVLSIPIMFGASFIKLFKFGLNFTGLEAAVLIIGMLAAFIVSMISIKFLMNYVKKHDFKVFGWYRIALGIAVLVYFLILT; from the coding sequence ATGATTTTAGTATCGGGCTTTCTTGAGATCATCAAATCCATCATACTTGGCATCGTCGAGGGCGTCACGGAGTGGCTCCCGATCAGCAGCACGGGTCACCTGCTGCTGCTGGATGAATTCCTGAAACTCAATGTTTCAGATAATCCGGCCCAGGCGCAGGCCTTCAGCGACATGTTCCTCGTCGTTATCCAGCTTGGCGCAATTCTGGCCGTTGTCTTTTTATTCTGGAATAAAATCTTTCCGTTCAGGCCATCGATGAAGCCCGATGAAAAGCGCGAATCCTGGTCGCTCTGGGGGAAAATCATTATTGCCGGTCTTCCGGCCGCCATCGTCGGCATCCCGTTCAACGACAAGATTGAAGAGCTGTTTTACCACAACGCCGTCTCGTCAGCCATTACCATCGCCGCGGCGCTCATATTTTACGGCATTCTGTTCATCGTCATCGAAAACCGCAATAGGGATAAAATCGCCAAGATCAAGGCGTTGCCGCAGCTTACATATAAAACCGCTCTGTTCATCGGGTTGTTCCAGCTCCTGTCGCTCATTCCCGGCACGTCGCGCTCCGGTGCCACGATTATCGGTGCAATCCTGCTCGGCACGTCGAGGACGGTGGCCGCGGAATTCACGTTCGTGCTCTCAATTCCGATCATGTTCGGCGCGAGCTTCATAAAGCTCTTTAAATTCGGGCTGAATTTCACCGGACTTGAGGCCGCCGTGCTGATTATCGGTATGCTTGCCGCATTTATTGTTTCAATGATATCGATAAAATTCCTGATGAACTACGTTAAAAAGCATGACTTCAAGGTTTTCGGCTGGTACAGGATTGCGCTCGGCATCGCCGTGCTCGTTTACTTTCTGATTTTGACGTAA
- the rplA gene encoding 50S ribosomal protein L1 produces MFRGKNYKESVKLVDRTQQYEAADAFDLVIKAAKAKFDETVELHIKLGVDSRHADQQVRGAIVLPHGTGKTRKVLVFCKEERQQEALDAGADYVGAQDMVDRIQKENFFDYDVVVATPDMMGVVGRLGKVLGPKGLMPTPKAGTVTPNLAQAIQEIKAGKIEYRLDKTNIIHCPIGKVSFGVEKLVDNYTALISAVIKAKPSAAKGQYIRSCVTASTMGPGVKINALKQL; encoded by the coding sequence ATGTTTAGAGGAAAAAATTATAAAGAGAGCGTTAAGCTCGTTGACAGAACACAGCAGTATGAAGCGGCAGACGCTTTTGACCTTGTCATCAAGGCCGCCAAGGCCAAGTTTGACGAGACGGTTGAGCTTCACATCAAGCTCGGTGTCGACTCCCGCCACGCTGACCAGCAGGTGAGAGGCGCCATCGTCCTCCCGCACGGAACCGGCAAAACCCGCAAGGTGCTTGTCTTTTGTAAAGAAGAGCGCCAGCAGGAAGCGCTTGATGCCGGTGCCGATTACGTCGGCGCACAGGACATGGTTGACCGCATCCAGAAAGAGAACTTTTTCGATTACGACGTTGTCGTCGCCACGCCCGATATGATGGGTGTCGTCGGCCGACTTGGTAAAGTGCTCGGCCCGAAGGGCCTCATGCCGACGCCGAAAGCCGGTACGGTTACGCCGAACCTCGCTCAGGCGATTCAGGAAATTAAAGCCGGTAAGATCGAGTACCGCCTCGACAAGACGAACATTATTCACTGCCCGATCGGCAAGGTCTCCTTCGGCGTTGAAAAGCTTGTTGATAACTATACGGCGCTGATTTCCGCAGTCATCAAGGCCAAACCTTCAGCCGCCAAAGGCCAGTACATCAGAAGCTGCGTCACGGCTTCCACGATGGGCCCCGGCGTCAAAATCAATGCGCTGAAACAGCTGTAA
- the rplK gene encoding 50S ribosomal protein L11, producing the protein MALKVTGFVKLQIPAGKATPAPPVGPALGQHGVNIGLFTKEFNERTKNDLGMTIPVVITVYSDRSFSFITKTPPVPDLLKKACGIEKGSGVPQRDKVAKISKDEVRKIAEMKMPDLNAASIEAAMSMVAGTARSMGIVVLEG; encoded by the coding sequence GTGGCACTAAAAGTTACAGGATTCGTTAAACTTCAGATCCCTGCCGGCAAAGCGACGCCGGCCCCCCCGGTTGGCCCGGCGCTCGGTCAGCACGGCGTCAACATCGGCTTGTTTACAAAGGAATTCAACGAACGGACAAAAAATGACCTCGGCATGACGATCCCTGTCGTCATCACCGTCTATTCCGACAGAAGCTTTTCCTTTATCACAAAAACACCCCCTGTCCCCGACCTTTTAAAGAAGGCCTGCGGGATTGAAAAAGGCTCCGGCGTTCCCCAGCGTGACAAGGTCGCGAAGATCTCCAAGGACGAGGTCCGCAAGATCGCCGAAATGAAAATGCCCGACTTAAACGCCGCGAGCATTGAGGCCGCCATGAGCATGGTTGCCGGTACGGCCCGCAGCATGGGCATCGTCGTTTTGGAGGGCTAA
- the nusG gene encoding transcription termination/antitermination factor NusG, with the protein MSEEAKWYVVHTYSGYENAVAATIEKAAENRKMQDLILEVKIPMETVTEIHDSQAKTVERKTFPGYVLIKMIMTDESWHLVRNVRGVTGFVGSANKAVPLTEEEISSLGIEKHEIIVGYEVGNTVKVTDGPLLGFLGTVEEIETDKSRVRVIVSMFGRETPVDLDFDQVEAVK; encoded by the coding sequence ATGTCAGAGGAAGCAAAGTGGTATGTTGTCCACACTTACTCCGGTTATGAAAATGCCGTTGCCGCGACAATTGAGAAGGCCGCTGAAAACAGAAAAATGCAGGATCTGATCCTCGAGGTCAAAATCCCGATGGAGACCGTCACGGAAATTCATGACTCCCAAGCGAAAACAGTGGAGCGCAAGACTTTTCCGGGTTATGTCCTCATTAAGATGATCATGACGGATGAGAGCTGGCATCTCGTGCGCAATGTACGCGGCGTGACCGGTTTCGTCGGCTCTGCCAATAAGGCAGTTCCGCTGACGGAGGAGGAGATTTCTTCTCTCGGCATCGAAAAGCATGAGATCATCGTCGGCTATGAGGTCGGCAACACCGTCAAGGTCACCGACGGCCCGCTGTTGGGCTTTCTTGGTACCGTTGAGGAAATCGAGACGGACAAGTCCCGCGTTCGCGTCATCGTTTCCATGTTCGGGCGCGAAACACCTGTTGACTTGGATTTCGACCAGGTCGAGGCCGTCAAATAA
- the secE gene encoding preprotein translocase subunit SecE encodes MSEDKLAKTPDGRKDKKKEKKKRRNPVIKWLREMKSELKKVVWPTPKQTLNNTAVALVIMLASSIVVWCVDQAGAQIVQALLTLGGK; translated from the coding sequence ATGTCGGAAGATAAGCTCGCAAAAACACCCGACGGCAGAAAAGACAAGAAGAAGGAAAAGAAAAAGCGCAGAAATCCCGTGATCAAATGGCTGCGTGAAATGAAAAGCGAACTGAAAAAGGTCGTCTGGCCGACACCAAAACAGACGCTTAACAACACGGCTGTCGCGCTTGTCATAATGCTTGCTTCAAGCATTGTCGTCTGGTGCGTCGACCAAGCTGGTGCCCAGATCGTTCAGGCCCTGCTCACGCTTGGGGGGAAATAA
- the rpmG gene encoding 50S ribosomal protein L33: MRVKVVLRCNECKQRNYNTMKNKKNTPEKLEMNKYCRFCRKHTVHSETK, from the coding sequence ATGCGCGTCAAAGTCGTGCTCCGCTGCAACGAGTGCAAGCAGAGAAACTACAACACGATGAAGAACAAGAAAAACACACCGGAAAAGCTTGAGATGAACAAATACTGCCGCTTCTGCCGCAAACACACAGTCCACAGTGAAACGAAGTAA
- a CDS encoding metal-dependent transcriptional regulator → MDKLTFTMENYLEAIYELSPEGDGARVTDIAERLGVTKASTNSAMCTLSEKGLIVNEKYKEVYLTAEGLRIAQLTANKHHIIQQFLIHVLKIDAAVANEDACAIEHVISSTSVSAMEAFLKTL, encoded by the coding sequence ATGGATAAGCTGACTTTTACAATGGAAAATTACTTGGAAGCCATCTATGAGCTCTCCCCCGAAGGGGACGGCGCGCGCGTGACGGATATAGCAGAGCGTTTGGGCGTTACCAAGGCCAGCACCAACAGTGCCATGTGTACCCTCTCGGAAAAAGGCCTCATCGTTAACGAAAAATATAAGGAAGTATACTTAACGGCGGAAGGCCTGCGGATTGCCCAGCTTACCGCCAATAAGCATCATATTATTCAGCAGTTTCTGATCCATGTGCTCAAAATCGACGCCGCCGTCGCCAACGAGGACGCCTGCGCTATTGAGCACGTCATCAGCTCCACTTCCGTTTCGGCGATGGAAGCGTTTTTAAAAACGCTGTGA